From a region of the Archocentrus centrarchus isolate MPI-CPG fArcCen1 chromosome 18, fArcCen1, whole genome shotgun sequence genome:
- the LOC115796623 gene encoding zinc finger protein OZF-like — protein sequence HNTLELKLKKEDEQLEREYDYLKLEQQPVWQDSGITAESNLFKEEDDKNFILVETKTEEDAGTDSTLLVFDENGCGTEGKAWLIQCPKLSESLKTTVSSGVCQEEVDVTSQQSQEEDTTLDRKETNQQDAEDVGTPESTSGDQTERIQKYAALKPRHHHCEHCGKSFSRKSNLLQHQRYNCIRTRTEERPHTCTQCGKSFRLLHHLRHHVLIHTREKIYHCEVCGKQFGREGTLKAHMPIHTGEKPYKCDQCGKTSARHGDHKTHMRSHSEERPHNCSHCVKSYKQLTELKRHERIHTGEKPYQCQLCAKKFRLRQSLVLHIHTHTGEQPFKCRVCPKAFSTRSNLRTHELIHTGEKRFCCSHCNKRFLHRQSLKFHEFLHTGEKPYKCDKCGKGYCHPSTFKAHQSSHEEKPPRCAKCKQEFTGQKELANHKCCQTAEKPHRCSQCGKCFSQVMSLKNHQLIHSGKEPHVCKECGKQFNYKGNLKKHMSIHTGERPFECELCKRRFRLLHHLTNHRLTHNKKK from the exons CATAACACCTTGGAGCTCAAGCTGAAAAAGGAGGATGAGCAGTTGGAGAGAGAATATGACTACCTGAAGCTGGAGCAGCAGCCAGTGTGGCAGGACAGTGGAATCACAGCAGAGAGTAATTTgtttaaagaagaagatgataAAAATTTCATCCTGGTGGAAACCAAAACTGAAGAGGATGCTGGAACTGATAGCACGCTGTTGGTGTTTGATGAGAACGGGTGTGGCACCGAAGGGAAGGCATGGCTCATACAGTGCCCCAAACTATCAGAGTCACTCAAAACAACCGTCAGTTCAGGGGTATGTCAGGAGGAAGTGGATGTAACCTCACAACAAAGTCAGGAAGAAGACACTACATTAGACAGAAAGGAGACGAATCAACAAGACGCTGAAGATGTGGGAACCCCTGAGAGCACGTCTGGAG ACCAAACAGAGAGGATCCAAAAGTATGCTGCACTCAAACCTCGGCACCATCACTGTGAGCACTGTGGGAAGTCCTTTTCAAGGAAGAGCAATCTCCTGCAACACCAGCGGTATAACTGCATCAGAACAAGAACAGAAGAGAGGCCTCACACCTGCACGCAGTGTGGTAAGAGCTTCCGTTTGTTACACCACTTGCGGCACCATGTCCTCATTCATACTAGGGAAAAAATTTACCACTGCGAGGTGTGCGGGAAGCAGTTTGGAAGGGAAGGGACTCTGAAGGCGCACATGCCAATCCATACAGGGGAAAAACCTTATAAATGTGACCAGTGTGGCAAGACCTCTGCCAGGCATGGGgaccacaaaacacacatgcgCAGTCATTCTGAGGAGAGACCACACAactgcagccactgtgtgaAAAGTTACAAACAGCTTACAGAACTGAAGAGGCACGAGCGAATCCACACGGGGGAGAAACCATACCAGTGTCAGCTTTGTGCAAAGAAGTTTAGACTGCGGCAGTCACTGGTTttgcacatccacacacacactggagagCAACCATTCAAGTGCAGGGTCTGCCCGAAGGCCTTCAGTACTAGGAGCAACTTGAGGACACACGAGCTGATACACACTGGGGAGAAGAGGTTTTGCTGTTCACACTGTAACAAAAGGTTCCTACATCGCCAGTCCCTAAAATTCCACGAATTTCTCCACACGGgggagaaaccatacaagtgtgACAAGTGTGGAAAAGGTTACTGTCATCCATCAACATTTAAAGCACATCAATCTTCTCATGAAGAGAAACCACCACGTTGTGCCAAGTGTAAGCAGGAATTCACAGGGCAAAAGGAGTTAGCCAATCACAAGTGCTGCCAGACAGCAGAAAAACCACACCGCTGTTCTCAGTGtggaaagtgtttttcccaAGTTATGAGTTTGAAGAATCACCAGCTGATCCACTCGGGGAAGGAACCCCATGTGTGTAAAGAATGTGGGAAGCAGTTCAACTACAAAGGCAACCTCAAAAAGCACATGAGCATCCACACCGGTGAGAGGCCCTTTGAGTGTGAACTCTGCAAGAGGCGCTTCAGGCTCCTGCACCACCTCACAAATCACAGATTAACTCACAACAAGAAAAAATAG
- the LOC115796624 gene encoding zinc finger and SCAN domain-containing protein 26-like, protein MSFGRTGASVDPRGLSITPIHILKFRVKRFSIDTPDSSGDLSALTQMDLSMSLVECMKTPGLNGDSDHLNHNTLELKLKQEDEQLEREYDYLKLEQQDSEIRTEIHLYKEEEDKNSIWVETKTEADAGTDGTLLVFEENDGGTEGTAWLIQCPELLESLKTAMLGASSVVRQEEVDATSHQSQKDNTILDRMETNQQDTEAEEEADDVDVETPETESGDQTEISQQDVAPGLLRHQCELCGKSFARKSNVIRHQQHNCSRTRTTADLEQTEQERFSCRKCSLTFDTKCGLKLHKLCHKENSEKPRG, encoded by the exons ATGTCGTTTGGACGCACCGGTGCGTCCgtggaccccagagggttaagcaTTACACCAATACATATTCTTAAATTCAGAGTCAAGAGATTCTCAATTGATACTCCTG ACTCATCTGGAGACCTCTCAGCCCTCACTCAAATGGATCTGTCCATGTCATTGGTGGAATGCATGAAAACTCCAGGACTAAATGGTGACAGTGACCATCTGAATCATAACACCTTGGAGCTCAAGCTGAAACAGGAGGATGAGCAGTTGGAGAGAGAGTATGACTACCTGAAGCTGGAGCAGCAGGACAGTGAAATCAGAACAGAGATTCATTtgtataaagaagaagaagataaaaACTCCATCTGGGTGGAAACCAAAACTGAAGCGGATGCTGGAACTGATGGCACACTCTTGGTGTTTGAGGAGAACGACGGTGGCACAGAAGGGACGGCGTGGCTCATACAGTGCCCTGAACTATTGGAGTCCCTCAAAACAGCCATGCTGGGTGCCAGTTCAGTGGTGCGTCAGGAGGAAGTCGATGCAACCTCACACCAAAGTCAGAAAGATAACACTATATTAGACAGAATGGAGACGAATCAACAAGACactgaagcagaggaagaagctgACGATGTGGATGTGGAAACCCCTGAGACTGAGtctggag ACCAAACCGagattagccaacaggatgttGCACCCGGACTCCTGCGCCATCAGTGTGAGCTCTGTGGGAAGTCCTTCGCAAGGAAGAGCAACGTCATCCGACACCAGCAGCACAACTGCAGCAGAACAAGAACTACAGCAGATTTAGAGCAGACGGAGCAGGAGAGGTTTTCCTGCCGCAAATGCAGCCTTACATTTGACACTAAATGTGGTTTGAAGCTGCATAAACTGTGTCACAAAGAGAACAGTGAAAAACCACGAGGTTAA
- the LOC115796625 gene encoding zinc finger protein 716-like, with protein sequence MQCNKSFYVFYTLRQHLLTHTREKSYHCEVCGKQFGREGTLKEHMLIHTGDKPYKCDQCGKTCARRGDLRIHMLSHSEERPHNCSHCAKSFKQLTKLKKHERIHTGEKPYQCQLCAKKFRLRQTLVSHIRTHTGEQPFKCSFCPKAFSIRSNLRKHQMIHTGEKRFCCSHCNKSFRLQQHLIFHERGHRGEKPYKCDKCGKAVNMKKHQLIHSGEKPYVCKECGKQFNHNGNLTKHMRIHTGERAL encoded by the exons ATGCAGTGCAATAAGAGCTTCTATGTGTTCTACACCTTGCGGCAGCATCTCCTCACTCACACTAGGGAGAAATCCTACCACTGTGAGGTCTGCGGGAAACAGTTTGGGAGGGAAGGAACTCTGAAGGAGCACATGCTGATCCATACAGGGGACAAACCTTATAAATGTGACCAGTGTGGCAAGACCTGTGCCAGGCGTGGGGACCTCAGAATACACATGCTCAGCCATTCTGAGGAGAGACCACACAACTGCAGCCACTGTGCGAAAAGCTTCAAACAGCTTACGAAACTGAAGAAGCACGAGCGAATCCACACGGGGGAGAAACCATACCAGTGTCAGCTTTGTGCAAAGAAGTTTAGACTGCGGCAGACACTGGTTTCACACATCCGCACGCACACTGGAGAGCAACCATTCAAGTGCAGCTTCTGCCCCAAGGCTTTCAGTATTAGGAGTAACTTGAGGAAGCACCAGATGATACACACTGGGGAGAAGCGATTTTGCTGTTCACACTGCAACAAAAGTTTCCGACTGCAGCAGCACCTGATATTCCACGAACGTGGCCACAGGGgggagaaaccatacaagtgtgACAAGTGTGGAAAAG CTGTGAATATGAAGAAACACCAGCTGATCCACTCAGGGGAGAAACCTTATGTGTGTAAAGAATGTGGGAAGCAGTTCAACCACAATGGCAACCTCACCAAGCACATGCGCATCCACACCGGTGAGAGGGCCCTTTGA
- the LOC115797115 gene encoding gastrula zinc finger protein XlCGF57.1-like gives MDSASSLSLLGFRQLSVCLVDCMKTPGVLRPKPKDLSDGLTQMDLSVSLVECMKTPGLNGDSDHRNHNTLELKLKKEDEQLEREYDYLKLEQQPVWQDSGITAESNLFKEEDDKNFILVETKTEEDAGTDSTLLVFDENGCGTEGKAWLIQCPKLSESLKTTVSSGVCQEEVDVTSQQSQEEDTILDRKETNQQDAEDVGTPESTSGDQTERIQKYAALKPRHHHCEHCGKSFSRKSNLLQHQRYNCIRTRTEERPHTCTQCGKSFRLLHHLRHHVLIHTREKIYHCEVCGKQFGREGTLKAHMPIHTGEKPYKCDQCGKTSARHGDHKTHMRSHSEERPHNCSHCVKSYKQLTELKRHERIHTGEKPYQCQLCAKKFRLRQSLVLHIHTHTGEQPFKCRVCPKAFSTRSNLRTHELIHTGEKRFCCSHCNKRFLHRQSLKFHEFLHTGEKPYKCDKCGKGYCHPSTFKAHQSSHEEKPPRCAKCKQEFTGQKELANHKCCQTAEKPHRCSQCGKCFSQVMSLKNHQLIHSGKEPHVCKECGKQFNYKGNLKKHMSIHTGERPFECELCKRRFRLLHHLTNHRLTHNKKK, from the exons ATGGACTCAGCCAGCAGTTTGTCTCTGCTGGGCTTCAGGCAGCTTTCAGTCTGCCTGGTGGACTGTATGAAGACTCCGGGAGTCCTGAGACCAAAGCCCAAAG ACTTATCTGACGGCCTCACTCAAATGGATCTGTCTGTCTCATTGGTGGAATGCATGAAAACTCCAGGACTAAATGGTGACAGTGACCATCGGAATCATAACACCTTGGAGCTCAAGCTGAAAAAGGAGGATGAGCAGTTGGAGAGAGAATATGACTACCTGAAGCTGGAGCAGCAGCCAGTGTGGCAGGACAGTGGAATCACAGCAGAGAGTAATTTgtttaaagaagaagatgataAAAATTTCATCCTGGTGGAAACCAAAACTGAAGAGGATGCTGGAACTGATAGCACGCTGTTGGTGTTTGATGAGAACGGTTGTGGCACCGAAGGGAAGGCATGGCTCATACAGTGCCCCAAACTATCAGAGTCACTCAAAACAACCGTCAGTTCAGGGGTATGTCAGGAGGAAGTGGATGTAACCTCACAACAAAGTCAGGAAGAAGACACTATATTAGACAGAAAGGAGACGAATCAACAAGACGCTGAAGATGTGGGAACCCCTGAGAGCACGTCTGGAG ACCAAACAGAGAGGATCCAAAAGTATGCTGCACTCAAACCCCGGCACCATCACTGTGAGCACTGTGGGAAGTCCTTTTCAAGGAAGAGCAATCTCCTGCAACACCAGCGGTATAACTGCATCAGAACAAGAACAGAAGAGAGGCCTCACACCTGCACGCAGTGTGGTAAGAGCTTCCGTTTGTTACACCACTTGCGGCACCATGTCCTCATTCACACTAGGGAAAAAATTTACCACTGCGAGGTGTGCGGGAAGCAGTTTGGAAGGGAAGGGACTCTGAAGGCGCACATGCCAATCCATACAGGGGAAAAACCTTATAAATGTGACCAGTGTGGCAAGACCTCTGCCAGGCATGGGgaccacaaaacacacatgcgCAGTCATTCTGAGGAGAGACCACACAactgcagccactgtgtgaAAAGTTACAAACAGCTTACAGAACTGAAGAGGCACGAGCGAATCCACACGGGGGAGAAACCATACCAGTGTCAGCTTTGTGCAAAGAAGTTTAGACTGCGGCAGTCACTGGTTttgcacatccacacacacactggagagCAACCATTCAAGTGCAGGGTCTGCCCGAAGGCCTTCAGTACTAGGAGCAACTTGAGGACACACGAGCTGATACACACTGGGGAGAAGAGGTTTTGCTGTTCACACTGTAACAAAAGGTTCCTACATCGCCAGTCCCTAAAATTCCACGAATTTCTCCACACGGgggagaaaccatacaagtgtgACAAGTGTGGAAAAGGTTACTGTCATCCATCAACATTTAAAGCACATCAATCTTCTCATGAAGAGAAACCACCACGTTGTGCCAAGTGTAAGCAGGAATTCACAGGGCAAAAGGAGTTAGCCAATCACAAGTGCTGCCAGACAGCAGAAAAACCACACCGCTGTTCTCAGTGtggaaagtgtttttcccaAGTTATGAGTTTGAAGAATCACCAGCTGATCCACTCGGGGAAGGAACCCCATGTGTGTAAAGAATGTGGGAAGCAGTTCAACTACAAAGGCAACCTCAAAAAGCACATGAGCATCCACACCGGTGAGAGGCCCTTTGAGTGTGAACTCTGCAAGAGGCGCTTCAGGCTCCTGCACCACCTCACAAATCACAGATTAACTCACAACAAGAAAAAATAG